Genomic DNA from Candidatus Eisenbacteria bacterium:
AAGGCGATCTGGAGGACTCGAAGGTCTACAACCGACTGAGCCCGAGGCTCGGCGTGGGATTCCCGGTGAGCGATCGGACGCTGGTTCATGTGAACTACGGAAAGTTCTTCCAGCAGCCCAACCTCCAGGATCTCTACGTGAGCTACTCCTTCCTGGAGTACAAGGTTCAGAGGGGCGGGTACTTCGTCGGCTTCGGGAACCCGAACCTCCTTCCCGAGGAGACCACGGCGTACGAGCTCGGAATCCAGCACACGCCCTCGGACCGCTCCCGGATCCAGGCGGCGGCGTACTACAAGGATGTGAAGAACCTCGTCGAGATCACCAACATCCCGTCGTTTCCGAACAGCTTCTCGTCCTTCCGTAACCGGGACTTCGCCACGATCAAGGGACTCGACCTCTCGTACGTCATGCGCCGTACCGGGAACGTGTCGCTGAACGCCAATTACAGCCTCTCGTGGGCGAAGGGGACCGGATCGGTGTCCCGGTCCCATGGGAATCTCGCATGGACGGGGGAAGAGACGCCGAAGCAGACGTCGCCGCTCGCGTACGACCAGCGGCACAAGTTTTCTCTGAACTTGGACTACCGCTACGGCACGGGGGAAGGACCGCTCTGGGGTGGCACGCGGTTCCTGGAGAACGCCGGGCTGAACATCCTGTTCAACGCCGGGAGCGGCACGCCCTACACGCCGGTCAAGGTCTACAACGAGATCACCCTCTTCGCGGTCTCAGGCGAGCCGATCGGCCCGCTCAACTCACGGTACGGCCCATGGACCTGGACGGTGGACGCCAAGCTCAGCAAGAGTCTCAGCGTGTACCGGCAGAACCTGGACCTCTACCTGTGGGTGCTCAATATCTTCGATCGCGACAACGTAAACAGTGTGTACGGTTCTTCGGGTTCCGCGCGCACGACGAACTTCTTGAACTCGGAGCCGGGGCAGCAGTACATCGCGGACAACTCCGCCACCTATGGCGAGGCCGGCGTGCGCGAACGCTACCGGCTGGGCGAGCTG
This window encodes:
- a CDS encoding TonB-dependent receptor; translated protein: GDLEDSKVYNRLSPRLGVGFPVSDRTLVHVNYGKFFQQPNLQDLYVSYSFLEYKVQRGGYFVGFGNPNLLPEETTAYELGIQHTPSDRSRIQAAAYYKDVKNLVEITNIPSFPNSFSSFRNRDFATIKGLDLSYVMRRTGNVSLNANYSLSWAKGTGSVSRSHGNLAWTGEETPKQTSPLAYDQRHKFSLNLDYRYGTGEGPLWGGTRFLENAGLNILFNAGSGTPYTPVKVYNEITLFAVSGEPIGPLNSRYGPWTWTVDAKLSKSLSVYRQNLDLYLWVLNIFDRDNVNSVYGSSGSARTTNFLNSEPGQQYIADNSATYGEAGVRERYRLGELDPTRYGNPRMVRFGAKLSF